The genomic segment aagacccccattcgatgttctttcaaatatcccacatttactaccccgttgaatatcttaaacattaatttcctaccttctcaagggagtaagaattcaaaggatcaaagaaatgaaaattctcctacaaaagaaaagaaaaatgaatgatgTTACATTGATGAAGTTGCAGAAAAAGGggagaaaaagagatgaaataaataaaaaaattggagataaaaaaaaagtggagtttgcaaaagaaataaaattcaacttactcccttatttgaactcctaatctttatttgtagccatgagtcaaggcctaacattataaccattgaaaatcctattaacctagtcatagttgtccaatatactagtggagagtgaTTGGGAGGATCTAGCttatggacaatcgataaacactttcattgagtaagaatcttgatcaattttacacacacctcattgcatcaaatatttattgggtatccctttcttgaatgaatattgcttTGAACCAAATTTTTACCGGAACagacctcttgatttgtgtttgtaaaaattgaaattgattgagaatgttttgaaacatgagttgaagagattagaggttaagaaaattaaccgaatgcatgattttatccgGATGAACAagtggttggattgatttgaattgtgaatgcatgaagagttagttaaaatatcttgaggccaagttctttaaaatatttcatgacttgtttgtttgtattgttttgttttgctcgggactagcaaaatcttaagtttgggggaatttgataagtgcaatttattgtacttttattacttgtttttaacttgaaattttgttattcttgagcaggttttatgtgatttgtcgttgtttttgttgttgtagtttggaagcttagaatagaATTTGGAGTGGCAAATTGTTGAATTGGagtagtgcaaaagataaaatgaCCGAagtatgaccgcacccgcggtatcatatggaccgcacccgcggtccctgaagatagaaataaaagattctgCCGAagcatgaccgcacccgcggtccttctttcaccgcacccgcggtcactgAATTTCGAGACTGAAAGTTTCTCCGAAAcaacaccgcacccgtggtccttctttcaccgcacccgcggtccttcgcaaaacagagtccgaaaaatctgtaactttgtggacTTCGAATAAAAGAAGAGGAAAATGGTGTGCTGCGTGGGGAAGTTTGTCTGGACCATAAAAGGCTTCTATTAttcaccatctagggtattggggagcaaAGGAAAGGAGAGGAGGCTACAAAGAAAGGATTGAAGCTCAAGTTCATCATCCTAGGAAATCTATTGCACATTTCTGGACAGAAATTTCATTGCACTCCAaatctcttgttctaagttcttctttctttatttttatttgatatgtcttgtttaagattcatgtgttgttgtgttatttttattatgaactaattcttatttttagaggaatgatggaacaaaactagacaccatgtgttgggatttatgaattatgctatataagttttccttattgttcatttgtatttttccaaTCTTAATGTTTTCATTTTATTGGCCATATCTTGAATGAttcttatgtttataatttatcacttggaaaagggaatttataaacaaaaaagggaaaaatacatcgatggtatttatatagttcgggaggacatatattgctattgaagccaTTAAAAGAAGTTATTGCTTATTGCGTTTTTTAATATTAGATTGTTGACGGGGACGTTACAATCCTTGGTTAGATAATTAGTATCTACttagcactcgggagagggattagataatttagaattcttggctaatgtATAATAAGGACATTTATAATATAGCTACACAAAGTAacacacatggtggatagttgcgtgaaatcggacctctagatcttttatttcatagttatttgttatacaaagtttggtgttataatataattaaatttattttcaatttagttattggtgcaaacaaatctgtcaattgatttttctaaataaaattgagactattttaattgcaagcattaatatacatttaaatacgtactcctcgtgggatcgacacttgtactcgaaaatacattttattacaatttgacgttgtgcacttgcaagcaattaagaaaTCACGCGACAGAGTTTCAGAGTAGGAGTGATGAGGCTCTAGGACAGTGTTAGTGGAAGAGAACCAATCCTTGAATTCCCTAGAATCATTCTCCCCCTGAATTCTAGGACTGGTGTAATATGGCGTGGATTCGAAGAATGTGACATCCATGGAGACGTAATATTTGCAAAGGCTAGGTGAGTAGCACTTATAGCCTTTTTGGGTTGGTGAATACCCTATAAAGATACATCTGATTGATTTTGGATCTAATTTGCTTTGGTCGTGTAGATGAACATACACTTCACAATCGAAAAGTTTCGGGAATAGGGTAGAGATGGGCCTAGTATGTGGGTAAACTGAGAGTAAAGCCTTGCAGGGTGATGTGTGTTTGAGGACCCGAGTTGGCATACGATTGATCAGGAACGCTGCCGTGAGAACTGCTTCCCCCCCAGAAATGTTTAGGTACATGGGTTGTGAACATAAGAGATCTAGCTACCTCTAATAGGTGTCTATTTTTACACTCGGCAATGCCATTTTGTTGGGGTGTTTTAACACACGAGCTGGTGTGAACTATCCCATGGTTACTTAAATATTTGCCAAGTTGGTCACTGAAGAATTCACCTGCATTGTCAGTGTGGAAGACATTGATGGTGGTGTTAAATTGATTTTGAACCATAACATTGAATTGTTTAAATAACTGACAAGCTTCGGATTTGTCTTTCATAAGAAACACCCAACTCAATCTAGTGTGATCATCTACAAAAAGTAGAAACCAACGAGTTCCATTTAGATTCGCAACCCGAGAAGGTCCCCATATATCACAATGAATCATCGAGAAAGGATGGGATGCAGTGTATGGTCGAGGTGCATATGTGTTGCGAGTGTTCTTTGCTAATTGACATATGTCACATGAAAAATCACTTGCCTTTTTATTATGAAATAATGAAGGAGATAAGCGTTCAAGATACATGAAATGGGATGTCCTAAACAGAAATGAAGCAACATGATGTCGCTATCTTTATTGGCAGAAAAATAACATGATGGGTGTGATACGAAGGATTTAGAGCTGATGTCTGGTGTGAGGAGAAAGAGTCCCGAGTACAGCTTAGCACATCCAATCGTCATCCCCGAAGCCGGATCCTGAAATTTACATGAATGAGGTTTAAAGATAGTTAGGCATTGCATATCTTCATTGAATTTACGAACAGATAATAAGTTGCACTGTAGTCGTGGTATATAGAACACTGATTTGAGTGTGATGTTGCGTGAAATAATGACTGTCCCAATGCCCACAACAGATGATTGGGTGCCGTCAGCAATGGTCACCGAGATATTGTGGGTACATGGGGTGTATGTTTAAAACAATGTTCTATTACCAGTCATGTGATCCGAAGCACCGGAGTCGATGATCCAAGATGAGTCATCTTCTTTAACATGCATAGCCTGTGGAGGAGTACCTCGTTGGGCCACGGTTCCAATGCCCGAGTTTTGTGTAGGTGACGAGCCTGATTGAACAGCCTTGCTGATGAGGTCTCGGAGTAGATCCAATTGATCCTTGCTGAATGGGAATGAAGATGCAACAGTAGCTGTAGTGGCTGAATTGCCCTTTGCTCCTTGATCACCCCGGGAGTTTTGGTCTCGTGGCTTCCAATCTGGTGGTTTTCCGTGGATTTTCCAGCAGGTGTCTTTGGTATGTCCAAGCTTGCGACATTGATCACAATAAGGACGGGACTTCCTCGGTGCATTTGCTGCATAGGCATGAGATTCAGTTTCAACTACTAGGGCTGATCCTTCAGAGATTTGTATTGCAGGTCCCCCCATCATCACCTTCCTTCGGCTCTCCTCATGGCGCACACTGGAGAATGCCTCGGAAAGGGTAGGCAGTGGCTTGGTTCCAAGGACTCGCCCACAGACATCATCAAGTTCTTTGTTAAGGCCACTCAGAAACTTGAACACTCGCTTGGTCTCAACAACTTTATTGTAGAGTATGCTATCATCCGAGCATGTCCACTTGTGATTGTCGTAGAGATCGATTTTTTGCCATAGCCGTGTCAAGTCACTGAAGAACTGAGTCACGGTGGAATCTCCTTGTCGCAGCTCATATAGTAAGCTTTCAGTAGCAAATAATTCGGAGGTGTTCTCTGTGCATGAGTATGTCAACTGTGCAGCCTCCTATATAGCCGCAGCGGAACTGCAGAACAAGAACTGGTCACCAATATCTTGATTCATGGAGCCGATGAGCCATGTTTTAACCATGCTGTCATTTGCCTTCCATGTCTTGTATGAGGGGTCATCAACCATAGGAGATGGGGCCTGACTGTTGATAAAATCTTTGCTCTTGCCACAGAGGAACATGAGTATGGATTGGGACCATTGAAGATAGTTTTGGCCATTGAGTTTATGGTTGGTGATCAGGGGTATGGTGAGCTCAGTTGATGTTTCTGATTTTGCCATGATCTAGCttaaaagctctgataccatgtggAACTTTGGAAAAGCTTAAAATTCTCATTCCACTTTGAACGAATATATACACTACACAAGAGATCATAAGCTTAATAACAAACTAAGGCATAAAACTAGGAGAGATAATAGTAACTAAAGCCACCTATACGTGACTAATTCTACAAAACTAATTACAATCACATTATAATCTACAAATGATACACGTAAATCAACTTAGGAAATGTATTTCTACAATAATTAATCAATGCCAGAAGGCGGCAgcaactttttttaaaataatagcattttaatttttttaaaaaattttgtaattattaaaattaaaattattataatttttactaccgagaaatattatttaattccaAAATGCTCCCTGAATATCACAATTACGGTAAATTGACGATGAACATTTGTCACATTAGACGGCCAAATTTTtactatagaaaattttaaacttataaatttagtaaactTATTTTTCGTCTCACGCCACCCAAAGAgttccattttattttattttagaaaagTTACTTTAAACTTATTAAAGAAACACAAACACGACCATAAATATTGTGAGGCGAGCCACTTTATTGAATTCCGAGACAAACTTAACATGCACTAATTTTTTTCGTCCTAAAGTgtctttaattaatttgtttgataattcattatctttaatattttataaaaataatatgagtATAAATTAAGTATATATTTTGAGCTCTTCGAGTATTTATTTTCGAATaataatttgaataattttcAAACATACTCGATTCTTTCAAGTCGAACTCGAGTTTTAATTTTAAcacaattcaattttttttaaatactagaaattaaaATCGAGTTTGAACATATCTAATTCGAGCCttgaaattttttcatattcaattcaattCGGTTTGTTTATACTGCATCCCAATCGACAACATAAAAATGAGgttttgaaaaaatttgaacATTTTATAATCGTGAATAGACATACCTTTCATGATCTCAATTTcataaaagaatatacaaaatccccaatttaatcaaaatattatGTGTGTCAATTTTATAACACTTTCCAATCAACACAATCTCTGTATTGATTCATTTTCTCATGTGATTGGACATCATAATAAGGATATTGGTTCTTGCAAAAGCAGCTAGCCGAGGGGAAAGGAATATCAAAGGTCTCCGACCACGAAATCTATTATGGTAtaaattttacattaaaatagtgTGATTTATCACCAAATAAAACATCTATATCTAACCCAATTATTTCAAATCTTACATCAAAAAGAATATTATcgaaatatttcttttattttaaatatattaattaatatattttatttaatatatttttaattatagctattgttgtataattaataaatttaaaattatctaATTTGTTTATCTTCTAATGTATTTTCCTTTCGATTACTGTCTTTGTATTTTCATTGTATTTGAATTATGTGTTTCAAGTTGCAAttgtatttcaattattttttcaatttatttatgaattatattgttatattaatttttttgcatttgtattaaaattaaatcattaaatcaaattactccttaattattaataattaacataacaaataaatattttaaaaatcaacagttattatttttatttatataattaaatatctaattattaaaataataaaataaatattataatattatttaaataatattttaatacgaatatttataataaatataaataaaaaaaatttaaaaaagaaacCTCTGCATGCGTCGATCCGTAACATTAGCCGAAAGTCAGTGACGAAGTTTTGTTAACCACTGACACCATCTGTCACTCTCAACTTTCTTGAGATAACATGAAAAAGCAGCGACACAATTGTATAGGCAGAGAATTAATCTAGACTCGTGCAAAGATTTCAAGACGAAACAATGTCGTTATATAGAGAGGAAAAACTTTAGCCCTTTCGGAGACCTTTTTCTGTTCAGATAGGATTTGTTGAGTTATCTTAGGATATCAAGGGAACGAGATGAAACAAATACAGATTTGTTGTTGATGTAACAGTCGAATTTACAGCTTCCGAAATGGCTTTTGGACAGATTTCGTGTTAAAAGTTTATATGATCACATCTAGGGGTGGGTACGGTACGGTATATGTTGTGAATAATTCTCCTTTAGAGATAACAACCAAGAAAAGAATGGTCTGGACTTGCTTTAACAGATTTCACGCAATGCCATGCATCACACACGTCAGGAAACAAATGAACAAGAAGTGATTTACGTGGTTCGGTCTTGAAAAGACCTACATCCACGGGAGAAAGATAACCAGCTCTTGTATTCAATTACAAGAAGATATTCCTTGGTTACAAAGCAATTAGAACATATACTAACTCTCAAGAGTTTTACAAAACAAGATCACTCTCGATGATCTCACGCCTCTCAAGTTAGAGCCCTTTGCTTCTGATATCTCTCTGTTTTTCTTGTGAATACTATTGACTCCTTGTGTGCCCAAGATCAGGATCATGAATATATTTATACACGGGATGACTGCTAGTCCCATCAACCGTTTCTGTTGCTCACACCAAAGGGTAACAGAATCCAGGCATGCGGAGAAACTAACTCAATGGCTTATTATCCCATTGACTCCTTTTCAATTCATCCTTACCTACTATTTGTTATCCCTTGATTCATTGTGAGACACCAACATTTCCTCAACAATCTCCACCTTGTCTTACAAGGAATAAACTCCAAGAGTGTCTTTCTTTCTCCTTCCCCTTTCGGGCTCAGTATGTTGTAACCATACTGACCAAGTCTAAGCATTGTTAAACTTGGCCTGAGGCAGCTCCTTTGTCAACATGTCTGCTGGATTGTCGTGAGTCGATATCTTCTCCACCTTAACATGCCCCCTTTCAATTACATCCCTTATAAAATGTAGTTTTACATCAATGTGTTTACACCTTTCATTATACACTTGATGTTTGGTAAGGTGTATTGCGCTTTGGTTATCACAGTATACTGACACAAAACTTCTTGACTAATTCCCAGTTCTGTCAAAATTCCCTTAAGCCATATTGCCTCTTTTACGCCTTCAGTTAAAGATATATATTTCGCTTCGGTAGTGGATAGGGCCACCACAGACTGTAAAGATGCCTTCCAGCTTATGGCTGGTCCATATAAGGTGAAAACAATTCCAGTTATGGATTTCCTTGTGTCTACATTTCCAGCATAGTCTGAGTCAACAAACCCAACCAAAGGTTGAGTCATTTCAGGTTTCCTCTTGAACATTAGTCCTAGATCTGGCTGGCCCTTCAAGTATCTCATGATCCACTTCAAGGCTTCCCAATGTGCACTTCCCGGATTTGACATGAACCTTGAAACCAAACTCATGGCATATGACAAATCTGGTCTGGAACATACCATTCCATACATCAAGCTCCCCACTCCGCTTGCATATGGTACCTT from the Primulina tabacum isolate GXHZ01 chromosome 16, ASM2559414v2, whole genome shotgun sequence genome contains:
- the LOC142529341 gene encoding uncharacterized protein LOC142529341, with amino-acid sequence MVDDPSYKTWKANDSMEAAQLTYSCTENTSELFATESLLYELRQGDSTVTQFFSDLTRLWQKIDLYDNHKWTCSDDSILYNKVVETKRVFKFLSGLNKELDDVCGRVLGTKPLPTLSEAFSSVRHEESRRKVMMGGPAIQISEGSALVVETESHAYAANAPRKSRPYCDQCRKLGHTKDTCWKIHGKPPDWKPRDQNSRGDQGAKGNSATTATVASSFPFSKDQLDLLRDLISKAVQSGSSPTQNSGIGTVAQRGTPPQAMHVKEDDSSWIIDSGASDHMTGSGFGDDDWMC